Proteins from a genomic interval of Candidatus Methylomirabilota bacterium:
- a CDS encoding ribosome recycling factor yields the protein MLKEIQAKAEKEMRKAIEATLKGFNGVRTGRASLTLLDGLMVEAYGSAVPVNQVATMAVPETRLITVQPWDPSLLPAIERAIRKSDLGITPTNDGKIVRIAIPPLTEERRKELVKVVRKMAEEGRVAVRNARREANDALKREEREKEASEDDAKHGVDAIQELTNRLIHEIDGLLAKKEKEIMEF from the coding sequence GTGCTGAAGGAGATCCAGGCCAAGGCCGAAAAGGAGATGCGAAAGGCGATCGAGGCGACGCTGAAGGGCTTTAACGGCGTTCGAACCGGACGGGCCTCGCTCACGCTGCTGGACGGGCTGATGGTCGAGGCCTACGGATCGGCCGTTCCGGTCAATCAGGTAGCGACCATGGCGGTGCCTGAGACCAGGCTGATCACGGTGCAGCCGTGGGATCCTTCACTGTTGCCGGCTATCGAGCGGGCGATACGGAAGTCGGACCTCGGGATTACCCCGACCAACGATGGCAAGATTGTCAGGATTGCGATTCCGCCGTTGACCGAGGAGCGTCGCAAAGAGCTGGTGAAGGTGGTCCGAAAGATGGCCGAGGAGGGTCGGGTTGCGGTTCGCAACGCTCGTCGTGAGGCCAACGACGCGCTCAAACGGGAAGAGCGAGAAAAGGAGGCATCAGAGGATGATGCCAAGCATGGCGTCGACGCGATCCAGGAGCTGACCAACCGATTGATCCACGAGATCGACGGGTTGCTGGCCAAGAAGGAAAAGGAAATCATGGAGTTTTAG
- a CDS encoding UMP kinase: protein MATLKYKRIMLKISGEALAGDERFGISPTVLGFLADEIRAVHDLGVQVAVVVGGGNIFRGVAASAEGMDRSSGDYIGMLATVINGLALQDVLERKGVATRVQTAIEMRQLAEPFIRRRAVRHLEKGRIVIFVGGTGNPYFSTDTAAALRAMEVGAEVVFKATRVDGVYTADPLLDPSAKKFDELSYIEVLNRRLQVMDSTAISLCMDNLFPIVVFNLRQPGILRQLVFGEKVGTIVRGGQTC, encoded by the coding sequence ATGGCGACGCTGAAGTACAAGCGGATCATGTTGAAGATCAGCGGAGAGGCGCTGGCCGGCGACGAGCGGTTCGGCATCAGCCCCACGGTGTTGGGGTTTCTGGCCGATGAGATTCGGGCGGTTCACGACCTTGGGGTGCAGGTGGCGGTCGTCGTCGGCGGGGGTAACATTTTTCGAGGGGTGGCCGCCAGCGCCGAAGGGATGGATCGTTCCTCCGGTGACTACATCGGGATGCTGGCCACTGTGATCAACGGTCTCGCCTTGCAGGATGTGCTGGAGCGCAAGGGGGTTGCGACCAGGGTGCAGACCGCCATTGAGATGCGGCAGTTGGCGGAGCCGTTTATCCGCAGACGGGCCGTCCGGCATCTGGAAAAGGGTCGGATCGTGATTTTTGTCGGCGGGACCGGCAATCCGTATTTCAGCACCGATACGGCGGCGGCGTTGCGCGCGATGGAGGTGGGGGCCGAGGTGGTCTTCAAGGCGACACGGGTCGACGGCGTCTATACGGCGGATCCCCTGCTGGACCCCAGCGCCAAGAAGTTCGATGAGCTTTCCTATATCGAGGTGCTGAACCGCCGGCTGCAGGTGATGGACTCGACGGCGATCTCATTGTGTATGGACAATCTCTTTCCAATCGTGGTCTTCAACCTTCGTCAGCCGGGGATCCTCAGGCAGTTGGTCTTCGGCGAAAAGGTCGGGACGATTGTTCGCGGGGGTCAGACGTGCTGA
- the tsf gene encoding translation elongation factor Ts, producing MSATIPATLVRELREKTGVGFMECKTALAEAAGDLEKATTLLREKGLASASKKMGRTASDGLVISYIHGGGKIGVLLELNCETDFVARTEEFGTLARDLAMQVAAANPQYVRREEVSGDLLEKERAILLAQVKGSGKPEKVIEQIVQGRLAKFFGEVCLLEQPFIKTPEVKVEDRIKEVIAKVGENVVVRRFCRYQLGEKVECGA from the coding sequence ATGTCAGCGACAATTCCGGCGACATTGGTAAGAGAGTTACGGGAAAAGACAGGTGTCGGCTTTATGGAGTGTAAGACCGCGTTAGCCGAAGCGGCAGGAGACCTGGAGAAGGCGACGACCCTCCTTCGCGAAAAGGGGCTGGCGTCGGCGTCGAAGAAGATGGGGCGAACGGCCTCCGACGGCCTGGTGATCTCGTACATTCATGGCGGTGGGAAGATCGGCGTCCTGTTGGAGCTGAATTGTGAAACCGATTTTGTCGCCCGGACCGAGGAGTTCGGGACACTTGCCAGAGACCTGGCGATGCAGGTGGCGGCGGCGAACCCGCAGTATGTGCGGCGGGAAGAGGTGTCTGGCGATCTGCTTGAAAAGGAGCGGGCGATCCTCCTGGCCCAGGTGAAGGGATCCGGCAAGCCCGAAAAGGTGATCGAGCAGATCGTCCAGGGTCGGCTGGCCAAGTTCTTCGGCGAGGTCTGCCTCCTGGAGCAGCCCTTTATCAAGACGCCCGAGGTAAAGGTTGAGGACCGGATCAAGGAAGTGATCGCCAAGGTCGGCGAGAACGTGGTCGTTCGACGCTTTTGCAGATACCAACTGGGCGAGAAGGTGGAGTGCGGCGCATAA
- the rpsB gene encoding 30S ribosomal protein S2 has translation MATVTIKELLEAGVHFGHQTKRWNPKMKKYLFGEQNGIYIIDLQKTLKKFHEAVGFVQDVAAEGLPVVFVGTKKQAADVMEQEANRCEQFFVNHRWLGGTLTNFQTIRKSVSRLRHIDEMEAKGDWERLTKKEVAKLQREREKLEYALGGIKGMERLPGAIFVIDTKKERIAVSEARRLGIPIVAVVDTNCDPDEVDYPIPGNDDAIRAIRLMASRMADVIQEGRAIRLKTAEDAATQEVAAAQVESAPATAEVEPAAAEEVSASEEALEALQEI, from the coding sequence GTGGCAACGGTAACAATCAAGGAGCTACTGGAGGCCGGGGTTCACTTTGGTCATCAGACCAAGCGGTGGAACCCGAAGATGAAGAAATATCTCTTTGGGGAGCAGAACGGGATCTACATCATCGACCTGCAAAAAACCCTGAAGAAATTTCACGAGGCGGTCGGGTTTGTGCAGGATGTGGCCGCCGAAGGTCTGCCGGTCGTGTTTGTCGGCACAAAGAAGCAGGCTGCCGACGTGATGGAGCAGGAGGCCAATCGCTGTGAGCAGTTCTTTGTGAACCATCGCTGGTTGGGCGGGACCCTCACCAACTTTCAGACGATCAGGAAGAGCGTGAGCCGGCTGCGCCACATTGACGAGATGGAGGCCAAGGGCGACTGGGAGCGTTTGACGAAGAAGGAGGTCGCCAAGCTGCAGCGTGAGCGGGAGAAGCTTGAGTACGCCCTGGGCGGGATCAAGGGGATGGAACGCCTGCCCGGCGCAATCTTTGTCATTGACACCAAGAAGGAGCGGATTGCCGTATCTGAGGCTCGGCGTCTTGGAATCCCGATTGTCGCCGTTGTGGACACCAACTGCGACCCTGACGAGGTCGATTACCCGATTCCTGGAAATGACGACGCGATTCGGGCCATTCGACTGATGGCCTCGCGGATGGCCGATGTCATCCAGGAGGGCCGAGCAATACGGCTGAAGACGGCCGAGGATGCCGCCACCCAGGAGGTGGCTGCAGCACAGGTCGAGTCGGCCCCCGCAACAGCAGAGGTAGAACCAGCAGCAGCAGAAGAGGTGAGCGCTTCTGAAGAGGCACTGGAGGCCCTTCAGGAGATCTGA